In a single window of the Jaculus jaculus isolate mJacJac1 chromosome 9, mJacJac1.mat.Y.cur, whole genome shotgun sequence genome:
- the Psmb1 gene encoding proteasome subunit beta type-1 isoform X2, with protein MLQIARPLTAKPSLQPLNVVFNRTEKTVIGCSGFHGDCLTLTKIIEARLKMYKHSNNKAMTTGAIAAMLSTILYSRRFFPYYVYNIIGGLDEEGKGAVYSFDPVGSYQRDSFKAGGSASAMLQPLLDNQVGFKNMQNVEHIPLSLDRAMRLVKDVFISAAERDVYTGDALRICIVTKEGIREETISLRKD; from the exons ATGTTACAAatt gcacgtcccttaactgctaagccgtctcttcagcccttaaatgTTGTTTTTAACAGAACGGAGAAGACAGTCATTGGGTGCAGTGGTTTCCATGGAGATTGTCTCACTCTCACAAAGATTATTGAAGCAAGACTAAAG ATGTACAAGCATTCCAATAACAAGGCCATGACAACAGGGGCAATTGCTGCAATGCTGTCTACCATACTGTACTCAAGGCGCTTCTTCCCTTACTATGTTTACAACATCATCGGTGGACTTGATGAAGAAG GCAAGGGAGCTGTGTACAGCTTTGACCCAGTGGGCTCCTACCAGAGAGATTCCTTcaaggctggaggctctgcaagTGCCATGCTGCAGCCCCTGCTTGACAACCAG GTTGGTTTCAAGAACATGCAGAATGTGGAACATATCCCACTGTCTTTGGACAGAGCCATGAGGCTGGTGAAAGACGTCTTTATTTCTGCAGCTGAGAGAGATGTGTACACTGGAGATGCCCTCAGGATCTGCATTGTGACCAAAGAGGGCATCAGGGAGGAGACCATTTCTCTGCGGAAAGACTGA
- the Psmb1 gene encoding proteasome subunit beta type-1 isoform X1, with amino-acid sequence MEPSVPAGPVQQRFSPYAFNGGTVLAIAGEDFSIVASDTRLSEGFSIHTRDSPKCYKLTEKTVIGCSGFHGDCLTLTKIIEARLKMYKHSNNKAMTTGAIAAMLSTILYSRRFFPYYVYNIIGGLDEEGKGAVYSFDPVGSYQRDSFKAGGSASAMLQPLLDNQVGFKNMQNVEHIPLSLDRAMRLVKDVFISAAERDVYTGDALRICIVTKEGIREETISLRKD; translated from the exons tactgTATTGGCAATTGCTGGAGAAGATTTTTCAATTGTTGCTTCTGATACTCGATTGAGTGAAGGGTTTTCAATTCACACCCGCGACAGCCCCAAATGTTACAAatt AACGGAGAAGACAGTCATTGGGTGCAGTGGTTTCCATGGAGATTGTCTCACTCTCACAAAGATTATTGAAGCAAGACTAAAG ATGTACAAGCATTCCAATAACAAGGCCATGACAACAGGGGCAATTGCTGCAATGCTGTCTACCATACTGTACTCAAGGCGCTTCTTCCCTTACTATGTTTACAACATCATCGGTGGACTTGATGAAGAAG GCAAGGGAGCTGTGTACAGCTTTGACCCAGTGGGCTCCTACCAGAGAGATTCCTTcaaggctggaggctctgcaagTGCCATGCTGCAGCCCCTGCTTGACAACCAG GTTGGTTTCAAGAACATGCAGAATGTGGAACATATCCCACTGTCTTTGGACAGAGCCATGAGGCTGGTGAAAGACGTCTTTATTTCTGCAGCTGAGAGAGATGTGTACACTGGAGATGCCCTCAGGATCTGCATTGTGACCAAAGAGGGCATCAGGGAGGAGACCATTTCTCTGCGGAAAGACTGA